CGGTAGCCGCAATAGTGCCTCTCGAAACGGAAATGTTCGCAGCGGTAGCAGCCGTTCGCAGGTCAACTAAATTCTGAGTGGTGGTAGTGGGGTTGACCCAAAATTCAACGCTTTTAACTGACGGTGAGCCTGTAATAGTGACGGTGTCTGTCCCACCGTTAAAATTAAGCGCTGTTCCAAATTTGCCGGGTTTAAAAGTGGCGCCGGTAATCGTGCCACTGTAATTGTTGCCTGAAGTATCGTTGACGACGGTGCCGGTGCCTTCGTCGAAATTATATTCAGCGATGGGGGACGTGCAGCTGGCGGTATCTCCTGGGATACAGTATGACGAAGCCGAAGAGTTAAGGGCGGTAAAAGGAGCGGCGTTGTTGGTGGAAACGGCGCCCCAAGCGAGGGCTGATGAGTGGTTATAGTCGAGTTTGACTTCGTCTGCTGATAAAGCATAAGGATAAAATTTAAATTCATCGATCGTGCCCGCTAAGTTGCCGTAAGGAGTGGCGGCCGAATCGTCCTGGCCGATTTTGAGTAAGTTGGTGGTGTTATCTGGCGCAGTGGTGAGCGCAGTCGAACCAGTTAGGGCGCCATTAACATAGATGCGCAAAGTTGCTAGGTCATAGCTGCAGGTGACCTGAGAGTAAGTGCCCACTGTTAACGCGCGGCCGACGGACTGAGCGGCGGTTTGCCAAGTCGTCGCCTTGATTTGGCAACCAACGTTGCCACTGGCGTCTGTAAAGATGCGAAATTCCTCCGCTTTTGCTATCAACGTCTTCGAAGCCACCGAAGTTGCCGGGTTAATCCAGATGGAAGTAGTAAAGTTGCCAGGGGTATCCGCCTTGGCGGAGGAGGTTAGGCAGAATAGGGAGAATAGGGTTAATAGGGCGAATATTTTCGGTATTTTGGGATTTACACGGATTTTAAATGTTTTCATTTGACTTTTTTGTATTTCTTTGATAAACTACTTGGATAAACCGGGGCCGAGCGCCGATTCTCCCGTAAAGTCGTGGAGTTTAAGCGCCCACCGGTTGCATTAAAGATTGGATGGGGCAGTAGCCAGACGTAACCATTCGGCTCTAAGCTGCTCACAAAGCATCCAATCTTTTTTGTTTCACGGCTTATCAATGTTTTCATAGTATCGTAATACTTCTCCCGCGGTAATAGTAACCCCTTTAGCCTTTTTCTTCATCGCTGCATACCCTT
This region of candidate division WWE3 bacterium genomic DNA includes:
- a CDS encoding LamG domain-containing protein is translated as MKTFKIRVNPKIPKIFALLTLFSLFCLTSSAKADTPGNFTTSIWINPATSVASKTLIAKAEEFRIFTDASGNVGCQIKATTWQTAAQSVGRALTVGTYSQVTCSYDLATLRIYVNGALTGSTALTTAPDNTTNLLKIGQDDSAATPYGNLAGTIDEFKFYPYALSADEVKLDYNHSSALAWGAVSTNNAAPFTALNSSASSYCIPGDTASCTSPIAEYNFDEGTGTVVNDTSGNNYSGTITGATFKPGKFGTALNFNGGTDTVTITGSPSVKSVEFWVNPTTTTQNLVDLRTAATAANISVSRGTIAATGFDTPTIYVNGAASSTLIANAWQYVTITTGTAITANAIQFGRISTTSLTGKLDGIRMYAYARTPAQIAWDFNRGAPVAQYKFNECSGTIAHNSALNGNGQAAGMDGTITPNTGRTAGSCNSGVSTEMWNGGTTGKYGASLAFDGVGDYVNQPTSIAGVQTVSFWAYPTSNTSSILQLASGVSVTAATGAIAANNFTAPVYYVNGVLKTAPILTAGVWNHVVVTTATGITANAIKLALVGSTYYAGQLDDVRLYNYALTGTQVKTLYNENSAVRFGP